From a region of the Cucumis sativus cultivar 9930 chromosome 6, Cucumber_9930_V3, whole genome shotgun sequence genome:
- the LOC101220851 gene encoding chitinase 2 yields MGSSIFFLFSFLGFLFAILSLVKAEPLKNTRLFREYIGAEDKNVRFSDVPIHSDVEFHFILSFAIDYTGSSSPTNGKFNVFWDEENLTPSSISSIKAKHSNVKFALSLGGDTVSDGTFAFFKPKSITSWVNNAFTSISHIVKEYDLDGVDIDYEHFKASPNTFTECIGQLLQRLKRQNIISFASIAPFDDDTVQSHYMALWRKYGDLIDYVNFQFYSYGEGTTVSQFLNHFDAQSSNYEGGKVLASFATDGSGGLTPEKGFFKACTTLQSRGKLHGIFVWSADDSKKNNFRNEIQAQNLLANVE; encoded by the coding sequence ATGGGTTCAAGTATATTCTTCCTATTTTCATTTCTAGGATTCCTATTTGCCATACTTTCATTAGTAAAGGCAGAGCCCTTAAAGAACACAAGACTATTCAGAGAATACATAGGAGCTGAAGACAAAAATGTTAGATTTTCAGACGTGCCTATTCATTCTGATGTTGAATTCCACTTCATTCTCTCCTTCGCTATCGATTACACAGGTTCATCTTCTCCAACAAATGGCAAGTTCAATGTCTTTTGGGATGAAGAAAACCTCACACCTTCTTCTATTTCTTCCATCAAGGCCAAGCATTCAAATGTCAAGTTCGCCCTCAGCCTCGGAGGTGATACGGTAAGTGATGGAACATTTGCGTTCTTCAAACCCAAATCCATTACATCTTGGGTTAACAATGCTTTTACGTCCATATCTCATATAGTGAAGGAGTATGATCTAGATGGGGTAGACATCGATTATGAACACTTCAAAGCATCCCCTAATACATTTACCGAGTGTATAGGGCAACTCCTACAACGACTCAAACGTCAAAATATCATTTCGTTTGCATCCATTGCACCATTTGATGACGACACTGTGCAGTCACATTACATGGCTTTGTGGAGAAAGTATGGAGATCTAATAGACTATGTCAACTTCCAGTTCTATTCCTATGGAGAAGGGACAACAGTTTCTCAGTTTTTGAATCATTTCGATGCCCAAAGCTCTAATTACGAAGGTGGTAAAGTTCTAGCAAGCTTTGCAACAGATGGAAGTGGAGGTTTGACACCAGAAAAAGGGTTCTTCAAGGCATGCACCACCCTTCAAAGTAGGGGCAAACTTCATGGCATATTTGTTTGGTCAGCAGACGATTCGAAGAAGAACAATTTTCGTAATGAGATACAAGCACAAAACCTTTTAGCCAATGTGGAATGA
- the LOC101220613 gene encoding embryo-specific protein ATS3A isoform X1 → MANSGRTSPPFIALLLFSLLSATHCLLHNDKQKNCMYAVTVETSCTKGADTSNHVSLRFGDTNSNDIVVRRLNLKHVRRVDPLEPQVLDDVSRKPFQVCMVDQFQVTGKCVTSPICYLYLKLSGTDDWRPGFVQVRSLKGPHLSSNYFYFRRVLPRHVWHGFDTCPGEVTPFGMKRNRKV, encoded by the exons ATGGCTAATTCCGGCCGAACGTCCCCCCCGTTTATcgctcttcttctcttctctctacTCTCCGCCACCCATTGTCTCCTCCATAACGATAAG CAGAAAAATTGTATGTACGCGGTGACCGTGGAAACAAGTTGCACGAAAGGAGCGGACACATCAAATCACGTCAGTCTTAGATTCGGAGACACAAATTCAAACGACATTGTGGTTAGACGTTTGAATTTGAAGCACGTGAGAAGAGTGGATCCTTTAGAACCTCAAGTTCTAGACGACGTTTCCAGAAAACCATTTCAAGTTTGTATGGTTGATCAGTTTCAAGTAACCGGAAAATGCGTCACCTCACCCATATGTTACCTCTACCTTAAACTCTCTGGCACTGACGACTGGCGACCCGGATTCGTCCAAGTCCGGTCCTTGAAGGGCCCACACCTTAGCtccaattatttctatttccgGCGTGTATTGCCTCGTCACGTTTGGCATGGGTTTGACACGTGTCCAGGTGAAGTCACTCCTTTTGGCATGAAACGTAAtagaaaagtttaa
- the LOC101214422 gene encoding uncharacterized protein DDB_G0283697 — translation MKTVNGSVVSSKPISISKAASTLSSFLSADNGASKALCAYLRRASDSFNELKQLHKELKSSCSVRKHLHHGSEVSNEFEAAIHDQYRVEDGDKNNSSVSEKKKRPDRKDRTTDKTSLRVQSYNEQIGKTPMENGGNGNLEDVTGKKKGSELKIEIEDKPSGKVEMDVESSDRDKSVVAVEKKRKRHKKKSEDRHDDIEDDERESGARLKHGKSQNTDNNCDAEASGEFVENNVANGKSRKKLEDKKRLDDVKDQVKSEDQRRGDVKEGKSTNNDNDNGTDHVDLSPKKKKKRRREEDDDFQKNSGEAMVKEEVPVLDSKELKRKEKKKSKNRELGEEGRDDGSEEQHSTKRRKG, via the coding sequence ATGAAGACCGTCAACGGAAGTGTCGTTTCTTCGAAGCCGATCTCTATCTCGAAAGCGGCGTCCACCCTTTCCTCCTTCCTCTCCGCCGACAATGGCGCTTCAAAAGCGCTCTGTGCCTACCTGAGGCGCGCCTCCGACTCTTTCAACGAGTTAAAGCAGCTCCACAAGGAGCTGAAGTCTTCGTGTTCCGTTCGTAAGCACCTGCATCACGGATCTGAAGTTTCGAACGAGTTCGAGGCTGCCATACACGACCAATATCGGGTCGAAGACGGCGACAAGAATAATTCCTCAGTCTCCGAGAAGAAGAAGCGGCCAGACCGTAAGGACCGAACTACGGATAAGACGAGTCTTAGAGTTCAATCTTATAACGAGCAGATTGGGAAAACACCAATGGAAAACGGTGGGAATGGTAATTTGGAGGATGTAAcaggaaagaaaaagggcAGTGAGTTGAAGATTGAAATTGAGGATAAACCAAGCGGAAAAGTTGAGATGGACGTGGAATCAAGTGATAGAGATAAGAGCGTTGTAGCAgttgagaaaaagagaaaaaggcaCAAGAAAAAGAGTGAGGATAGACATGATGACATTGAAGATGATGAACGTGAATCTGGAGCCAGGCTAAAACATGGTAAATCGCAAAATACTGATAATAATTGCGATGCTGAAGCTTCTGGTGAGTTTGTTGAGAACAATGTAGCAAATggaaaaagtagaaagaagCTTGAGGACAAGAAGCGTTTGGATGATGTGAAGGATCAAGTAAAGAGTGAAGATCAGAGAAGAGGAGACGTCAAAGAGGGAAAAAGCacaaataatgataatgataatggAACAGATCATGTGGATCTATCgcccaagaagaagaagaagaggagaagggaagaagatgatgattttcaaaagaacaGTGGAGAAGCTATGGTGAAAGAGGAAGTGCCAGTTTTGGATAGCAAagagttgaaaagaaaagagaagaaaaagagtaagAATAGAGAGTTAGGAGAAGAAGGGCGTGACGATGGGTCAGAGGAGCAACATAGTacgaagagaagaaaaggttga
- the LOC101220613 gene encoding embryo-specific protein ATS3A isoform X2 — translation MANSGRTSPPFIALLLFSLLSATHCLLHNDKKNCMYAVTVETSCTKGADTSNHVSLRFGDTNSNDIVVRRLNLKHVRRVDPLEPQVLDDVSRKPFQVCMVDQFQVTGKCVTSPICYLYLKLSGTDDWRPGFVQVRSLKGPHLSSNYFYFRRVLPRHVWHGFDTCPGEVTPFGMKRNRKV, via the exons ATGGCTAATTCCGGCCGAACGTCCCCCCCGTTTATcgctcttcttctcttctctctacTCTCCGCCACCCATTGTCTCCTCCATAACGATAAG AAAAATTGTATGTACGCGGTGACCGTGGAAACAAGTTGCACGAAAGGAGCGGACACATCAAATCACGTCAGTCTTAGATTCGGAGACACAAATTCAAACGACATTGTGGTTAGACGTTTGAATTTGAAGCACGTGAGAAGAGTGGATCCTTTAGAACCTCAAGTTCTAGACGACGTTTCCAGAAAACCATTTCAAGTTTGTATGGTTGATCAGTTTCAAGTAACCGGAAAATGCGTCACCTCACCCATATGTTACCTCTACCTTAAACTCTCTGGCACTGACGACTGGCGACCCGGATTCGTCCAAGTCCGGTCCTTGAAGGGCCCACACCTTAGCtccaattatttctatttccgGCGTGTATTGCCTCGTCACGTTTGGCATGGGTTTGACACGTGTCCAGGTGAAGTCACTCCTTTTGGCATGAAACGTAAtagaaaagtttaa